From a single Bryobacter aggregatus MPL3 genomic region:
- a CDS encoding heterodisulfide reductase-related iron-sulfur binding cluster produces MYEPGLLAKIVFALLLAASLGGFLWRLWPILGRIRDSKPEPGYALTNLPHRFWLFFWEVLLQSKVIAQRPLPGIAHALVFWGFLAFSLVTLDHAARGFGVPFLSHGARFSRFYLGFAALFAVATAIGITGLFIRRFVVRPKWLGEKVSIESGFIAGLIFTLMLTYLVDWSMDGHSGAINWWTHTLALLIFLPLIPHTKHLHLVLSPVAILAKREGFSHIPPLEGDEDFGLVSGKDITQVSALQAYSCVECGRCTEHCPAANTGKELNPKQIVLGLRSFLNENGAQSEVPLFGAHLSQKAVFQCTTCGACEFQCPVGIEHLPLLIGLRRGATNTGSWEDDQGAKLFRNLEKNGNPLGLPASDRDKFITRAALPIFDGTQEYCLWLGCMGSMDARGREIVEALTRVMRHLNTTFGVLKKERCTGDPARRLGNDLAFGELAGQNLKTMEPFRAEGKRFKLISICPHCVRTIREDWKEFGPTPEIEHHSQFLARYEYLLPPAPEKDTVVFHDPCYLGRYQNIYEEPRKVAAASASQLLEAPRNHERSFCCGAGGGLAFLGEEEGTRVNETRAKELAETGAKTIGTGCPFCQTMFQAALTQISMPTPALKDIAELAAARLPVVN; encoded by the coding sequence ATGTACGAACCCGGTCTTCTGGCAAAGATTGTTTTTGCGCTGCTCCTCGCCGCAAGCCTCGGCGGCTTCCTTTGGCGTCTCTGGCCCATCCTCGGCCGCATTCGCGATTCCAAACCGGAGCCTGGATACGCGCTCACCAATCTCCCGCACCGATTCTGGTTATTCTTCTGGGAAGTACTGCTGCAGTCAAAGGTGATCGCCCAGCGTCCGCTGCCTGGCATCGCGCACGCCCTGGTCTTCTGGGGATTTCTCGCCTTTTCGCTTGTCACCCTGGACCACGCCGCACGCGGCTTTGGCGTTCCGTTCCTCTCGCACGGCGCCAGATTTTCGCGCTTCTATCTTGGCTTTGCCGCCCTGTTTGCAGTTGCCACCGCGATTGGCATCACCGGGCTCTTCATCCGCCGTTTTGTCGTGCGCCCCAAGTGGCTGGGAGAGAAGGTCTCGATCGAAAGCGGCTTCATCGCCGGGCTCATCTTCACACTGATGCTCACCTATCTCGTGGACTGGTCGATGGACGGACATTCGGGGGCCATCAACTGGTGGACCCACACGCTCGCGCTGCTGATCTTTCTTCCTCTGATCCCACACACCAAGCATCTGCATCTGGTGCTCAGCCCAGTTGCGATTCTGGCCAAGCGCGAAGGCTTCAGCCACATTCCGCCGCTCGAAGGCGACGAAGATTTTGGACTGGTCAGCGGCAAAGACATCACGCAAGTCTCCGCGCTCCAGGCCTATTCCTGCGTCGAATGTGGCCGCTGTACCGAACACTGCCCTGCCGCGAACACCGGCAAGGAACTGAACCCGAAACAGATCGTCCTCGGGTTGCGGAGCTTTCTCAACGAGAATGGCGCGCAATCGGAAGTGCCGCTCTTCGGCGCGCATCTGTCGCAAAAGGCCGTGTTCCAATGCACCACCTGCGGCGCCTGCGAATTCCAGTGCCCGGTTGGCATCGAACACCTGCCGCTGCTGATCGGCCTGCGCCGAGGCGCCACCAACACAGGATCCTGGGAAGATGACCAGGGCGCCAAACTCTTCCGCAATCTCGAGAAGAACGGCAACCCGCTCGGTCTGCCCGCCTCTGATCGAGACAAGTTCATCACTCGCGCCGCGCTACCGATCTTTGACGGTACCCAGGAGTATTGCCTCTGGCTCGGTTGCATGGGCAGCATGGATGCCCGCGGCCGCGAGATTGTCGAAGCCCTCACCCGCGTGATGCGCCATCTCAATACAACCTTCGGTGTCCTCAAAAAAGAACGCTGCACAGGCGACCCCGCACGCCGCCTCGGAAACGACCTCGCCTTCGGGGAACTGGCCGGCCAGAATCTGAAAACGATGGAACCGTTCCGTGCCGAAGGCAAGCGCTTCAAGCTGATCTCGATCTGTCCCCATTGCGTGCGCACGATCCGTGAGGATTGGAAGGAATTCGGCCCCACGCCCGAAATCGAGCACCATTCGCAGTTCCTGGCTCGCTACGAGTACTTGCTCCCGCCAGCCCCGGAAAAAGACACAGTCGTTTTTCACGACCCCTGCTATCTGGGCCGCTACCAGAACATCTACGAGGAGCCGCGCAAAGTGGCCGCGGCCTCTGCATCGCAACTGCTCGAGGCGCCTCGCAATCACGAACGCAGCTTCTGCTGTGGCGCAGGCGGCGGATTGGCATTCCTCGGCGAAGAAGAAGGGACGCGGGTGAATGAAACACGCGCGAAGGAACTCGCAGAAACAGGAGCAAAAACCATCGGAACCGGTTGCCCCTTCTGCCAAACCATGTTCCAGGCAGCCCTCACACAAATTTCTATGCCCACTCCTGCACTAAAAGACATCGCAGAACTAGCGGCGGCACGGCTCCCCGTGGTAAATTAA